A stretch of the Kroppenstedtia eburnea genome encodes the following:
- a CDS encoding Asp23/Gls24 family envelope stress response protein: MENEQHPYSEARSTELGKVEIAPEVLQIIGGLAALQVNGVAGTSGGVVSDITQFLGRKNPRQGIKVELEDEVRITVSIIVSYGYHIPDVGREVQEQVKHAVESMTGLQVSQVTVRVVEVRFGGEEPAADEQEASQRVK; the protein is encoded by the coding sequence ATGGAGAATGAGCAGCATCCGTACAGTGAAGCACGGAGCACGGAACTGGGCAAGGTGGAGATCGCCCCGGAAGTGCTTCAGATCATCGGTGGATTGGCAGCCCTTCAAGTGAACGGAGTGGCGGGAACCAGCGGAGGTGTCGTTTCCGACATCACCCAATTTTTAGGCAGAAAGAACCCGAGACAGGGGATCAAGGTGGAGTTGGAAGATGAAGTACGGATCACGGTTTCCATCATTGTCTCCTACGGGTACCACATCCCCGATGTGGGACGGGAAGTGCAGGAACAGGTCAAACACGCAGTGGAGTCGATGACCGGTCTCCAAGTATCCCAAGTGACGGTTCGCGTGGTTGAAGTCCGATTTGGAGGAGAAGAACCTGCCGCAGATGAACAGGAGGCATCGCAACGGGTGAAATAA
- the amaP gene encoding alkaline shock response membrane anchor protein AmaP — MGALNRLLLFAYSLLFLIITALGTSMALNVGFGQEEVVSDWLDRFYRNPEARWSILALSVLALVFSLRLLWISLQIRKEDPGVDRLTEFGHVRISLETLESLAVKAARKVQGIRDLSARVRREGDHTSIGIGLKLTVDGDTPIQTLSEQLQQSVKTYVEEIAGVDVSQISVYIADTVKPERSRIRVE, encoded by the coding sequence TTGGGTGCACTGAATCGGCTCCTCTTGTTTGCATACAGTCTGCTATTCCTGATCATCACGGCATTGGGCACCAGCATGGCCTTAAATGTGGGCTTTGGGCAGGAAGAAGTGGTGAGTGACTGGCTGGATCGGTTCTACCGAAACCCGGAAGCCCGCTGGTCGATTCTGGCCCTGAGTGTACTGGCCTTGGTCTTCAGCCTCCGGCTTCTGTGGATCTCTCTTCAAATCCGAAAAGAAGACCCCGGTGTCGATCGTTTGACGGAGTTTGGACATGTACGGATCTCCCTGGAAACCCTGGAAAGCCTTGCGGTCAAGGCAGCCCGCAAGGTTCAGGGCATCCGGGATTTAAGTGCCAGGGTCCGGCGGGAGGGAGATCATACCTCCATCGGGATCGGTTTAAAATTGACGGTGGACGGAGACACTCCTATTCAGACCCTGTCGGAACAGTTGCAGCAATCAGTCAAGACCTACGTCGAAGAGATTGCCGGTGTGGACGTCAGCCAGATCTCTGTTTATATTGCGGATACGGTGAAGCCGGAGAGGTCCCGGATCCGGGTCGAGTAG
- a CDS encoding DUF2273 domain-containing protein: protein MDRIWETHGGRIAGLIAGLLFGFIFLFVGFWKTLIFGFFVLSGYGVGQWMDSRGEWREVLEEIVPDKWFRK, encoded by the coding sequence GTGGATCGGATATGGGAGACACACGGCGGCAGGATCGCAGGATTGATCGCCGGTTTGCTGTTCGGATTCATCTTTCTCTTTGTGGGATTTTGGAAGACCCTGATTTTCGGTTTTTTTGTTCTGTCCGGTTATGGAGTCGGACAGTGGATGGACAGCCGGGGGGAATGGAGGGAAGTCCTGGAGGAGATCGTTCCGGACAAGTGGTTCAGGAAATAG
- the nusB gene encoding transcription antitermination factor NusB: MSRRTVREKALQTLYQNEINPDGADRSMKKEARSLHDEAGEEASAFFLRLVRTVIRNMPRLDPVIQGYLKQDWTLSRLSPVDRSILRMAVCELLYEEEIPEGASLNEAVELAKTFSTEESARFINGVLGSMVKNLDEVRKSAVSGDGM; this comes from the coding sequence ATGTCCAGGCGTACGGTGAGAGAAAAAGCCCTGCAAACCCTGTATCAAAATGAGATCAATCCCGACGGGGCGGATCGATCGATGAAAAAGGAAGCACGCTCCCTGCATGATGAAGCAGGGGAAGAGGCATCCGCCTTCTTTCTCCGCTTGGTCCGGACAGTGATCCGGAACATGCCCCGGCTCGATCCGGTGATCCAAGGGTATCTGAAACAGGATTGGACATTGTCCCGACTCTCCCCTGTGGATCGTTCCATTCTCCGGATGGCGGTTTGTGAGCTCCTCTATGAAGAGGAGATCCCCGAGGGAGCCAGTCTGAATGAAGCGGTGGAGCTGGCCAAAACCTTCAGCACGGAGGAATCGGCCCGGTTTATCAACGGGGTGCTGGGCAGCATGGTTAAAAACTTGGATGAGGTCCGGAAATCGGCTGTCTCCGGGGATGGCATGTGA
- a CDS encoding O-sialoglycoprotein endopeptidase — translation MNRNKKALLGIDTSNYRTSLSLVNEEGEILADERAWLEVEAGERGLQQSTAFFRHVNRLPELFARIPLDGVRLVGVAASQAPRPVEGSYMPVFRAGVSWGRSLAHAWGVPFFGTTHQEGHIEAGMATADRKPASERFMAIHLSGGTTELLDVRRRPGGYEILKLGGTRDLNAGQMVDRIGVAMGFSFPAGPELEAAAAGVEESSGFAVPSSVSGLECSFSGPLSALERAWQKGGVSRGEIAQATFACIANTLEKMVLNAFDSGFPKSLLMVGGVAANRWLAARLKHRLEHRAVGGSLSFADPRFSGDNAFGVARLGLKMRTLI, via the coding sequence GTGAACAGAAATAAGAAGGCTCTGCTCGGGATCGATACCAGCAATTACCGGACTTCCTTAAGCCTGGTGAATGAAGAGGGGGAAATCCTGGCTGATGAACGCGCCTGGCTGGAAGTGGAGGCGGGAGAGCGGGGGTTGCAGCAATCAACGGCTTTTTTCCGGCATGTGAACCGCCTTCCGGAACTTTTCGCACGGATCCCCCTGGATGGAGTCCGTCTGGTGGGAGTGGCTGCCAGCCAAGCTCCCCGTCCGGTGGAAGGCTCATATATGCCGGTGTTCCGGGCGGGAGTCTCCTGGGGCCGGAGCTTGGCCCACGCCTGGGGTGTCCCTTTTTTCGGGACGACCCATCAGGAAGGTCATATTGAGGCGGGCATGGCCACCGCGGATCGGAAACCGGCATCGGAAAGGTTTATGGCGATCCACCTTTCCGGCGGCACCACGGAGCTGTTGGACGTGCGCCGGCGGCCGGGAGGTTATGAGATCCTGAAACTGGGAGGAACACGTGATTTGAACGCCGGGCAGATGGTGGACCGAATCGGGGTGGCGATGGGATTCTCCTTTCCCGCCGGACCGGAACTGGAGGCAGCGGCAGCGGGGGTGGAGGAGAGCTCCGGTTTTGCGGTACCCTCCAGTGTCAGCGGGTTGGAATGTTCCTTTTCCGGTCCTTTATCCGCACTGGAGCGGGCTTGGCAAAAAGGGGGGGTATCCCGGGGGGAGATCGCACAGGCCACCTTTGCCTGTATAGCCAACACCCTGGAGAAAATGGTGTTGAACGCCTTTGACTCCGGGTTTCCGAAGAGCCTGTTGATGGTGGGGGGAGTGGCGGCCAACCGATGGCTGGCAGCCCGTCTGAAGCATCGCTTGGAACATCGGGCCGTCGGCGGAAGCCTCTCCTTTGCGGATCCCCGTTTTTCCGGTGATAATGCCTTTGGTGTCGCCAGATTGGGGTTGAAGATGCGAACATTAATCTGA
- the folD gene encoding bifunctional methylenetetrahydrofolate dehydrogenase/methenyltetrahydrofolate cyclohydrolase FolD yields the protein MNRGNLIDGKGIAGQIKEELKTEVKKWSAGSGRRPGLAVILVGEDPASRTYVRGKVRDCEQVGIQSELIQKPDTIGEEELLFEIHRLNEDPAVDGILVQLPLPGHISSDRIISEIRPEKDVDGFHPLNAGRLSTGLKSMLPCTPHGILQMLKRTGISIAGKHAVVVGRSNIVGKPVSLLLQKENATVTMCHSRTENLLHHTRQADILVAAVGRLHIITDEHVKPGAVVIDVGMNRTPEGKLAGDVAFASVREKASYITPVPGGVGPMTRAMLLYNTVQAAKGN from the coding sequence GTGAATCGGGGCAATCTTATCGATGGAAAAGGGATTGCGGGACAGATCAAAGAAGAATTGAAAACTGAGGTCAAAAAGTGGTCGGCCGGGTCCGGCAGACGTCCCGGGCTGGCGGTGATTTTGGTGGGGGAAGATCCGGCTTCCCGGACCTATGTAAGGGGGAAGGTACGGGATTGTGAACAAGTGGGAATCCAATCGGAGTTGATCCAAAAGCCCGATACCATTGGAGAAGAGGAATTGCTCTTTGAAATTCACCGCTTGAACGAAGATCCGGCCGTTGATGGAATTCTGGTACAACTGCCCCTCCCGGGCCACATCTCCTCCGACCGGATCATTTCCGAGATCCGTCCGGAAAAAGATGTGGATGGATTTCATCCTCTCAATGCCGGGCGCTTGAGTACCGGTCTGAAGTCTATGTTGCCCTGCACTCCCCATGGGATCTTGCAGATGTTGAAAAGAACGGGGATTTCCATCGCCGGCAAACATGCGGTGGTGGTGGGCAGAAGCAATATTGTGGGCAAGCCGGTTTCCCTTTTGCTGCAGAAGGAAAACGCCACGGTCACCATGTGTCACTCCCGGACAGAGAATCTCCTCCATCACACCCGGCAGGCGGATATTCTGGTGGCGGCGGTGGGACGGTTGCACATCATCACCGATGAACATGTCAAGCCGGGAGCGGTGGTGATCGATGTGGGTATGAACCGGACACCGGAGGGAAAGCTGGCCGGGGACGTGGCCTTTGCGTCGGTTCGGGAGAAGGCTTCATACATCACACCGGTGCCCGGGGGTGTGGGTCCCATGACCCGGGCGATGCTGCTGTACAACACAGTTCAGGCGGCCAAGGGGAACTGA
- the xseA gene encoding exodeoxyribonuclease VII large subunit, with product MREREQDVLTVTGLVQHLTRVIEEDPGLSRVWVQGEISNFKHHGRGHMYFTLKDDQTRIRAVMFAGNNRRLRFMPKDGDDVLIRGRVGVFERDGQTQLYVTHMQPNGVGELYVAFQQLKEKLNEEGLFSPTLKKGLPFFPRCVGVVTSAHGAAVRDIITTIRRRSRGVDILLYPVPVQGPEAPLEIAQALDQLNQAGEVDVIIVGRGGGSLEELWAFNEEVVARSIHQSRIPVVSAVGHETDTTIADFVADVRAATPTAAAEMIVPRLEELQIGLKAVQERLTKGMKQCLTDGRVRLNRSLDRPVLRRPATGLEQAEQRLDILTGDLVRAAREGFAPVRSRLESRTYRLKGHHPAFRVPRLKERLVRLQRQSKVGMTRLLREHRRRWQGRVEHLDALSPLKVMSRGYSLLYRYDGQELIKSVEQVQAGDLVRIRLSDGRLKCQVWGMEEDSNGKSR from the coding sequence TTGCGGGAGAGAGAACAGGATGTCCTGACCGTTACCGGGCTGGTACAGCACCTGACCCGGGTGATCGAGGAGGATCCGGGGTTGTCCCGGGTTTGGGTGCAGGGGGAAATCTCCAACTTCAAACACCACGGACGCGGGCACATGTATTTTACGTTGAAGGACGATCAGACCCGGATCCGGGCAGTGATGTTTGCGGGAAACAACCGGCGGCTCCGGTTTATGCCGAAGGATGGGGATGACGTCTTGATCCGGGGGCGGGTCGGGGTTTTTGAACGGGACGGACAGACGCAGCTCTATGTCACCCATATGCAGCCCAACGGGGTGGGGGAACTCTATGTCGCTTTTCAGCAGCTGAAAGAAAAGCTGAATGAGGAGGGGCTCTTCTCGCCCACCCTGAAAAAAGGACTTCCCTTCTTTCCCCGCTGCGTGGGGGTGGTCACCTCAGCCCACGGCGCGGCGGTGCGGGATATCATCACCACGATCCGGCGGAGGAGTCGGGGGGTGGATATTCTCCTGTATCCGGTGCCGGTGCAGGGACCCGAGGCCCCTCTGGAGATTGCCCAGGCTCTCGATCAGCTGAATCAGGCGGGGGAGGTGGATGTGATCATTGTCGGGCGGGGAGGAGGATCCCTGGAGGAATTGTGGGCCTTCAACGAAGAAGTGGTCGCCCGCAGTATCCACCAATCCCGGATTCCGGTGGTTTCAGCGGTCGGACACGAAACAGACACCACCATCGCCGATTTTGTGGCCGATGTCCGGGCGGCGACTCCGACGGCGGCGGCGGAGATGATTGTCCCCCGTCTGGAAGAGCTGCAAATCGGTCTGAAGGCTGTCCAGGAACGCTTAACCAAAGGGATGAAACAGTGCTTGACAGATGGAAGGGTGAGGCTGAACCGCTCGCTGGACCGGCCCGTTCTTCGCCGGCCCGCCACAGGGCTGGAGCAGGCTGAACAACGTCTCGATATATTGACGGGGGATTTGGTACGGGCAGCCAGAGAAGGTTTTGCCCCTGTCCGCTCCCGTTTGGAAAGCCGGACATACCGACTCAAAGGACACCATCCCGCCTTCCGCGTCCCCCGGTTGAAGGAACGGTTGGTCCGTCTCCAGCGCCAATCGAAGGTGGGGATGACCCGCCTGTTGCGGGAACATCGCAGGAGATGGCAGGGAAGAGTGGAGCATCTGGATGCCTTGAGCCCGTTAAAAGTGATGAGTCGGGGATACTCTCTTCTCTATCGTTATGACGGGCAAGAACTGATCAAATCCGTGGAGCAGGTGCAAGCGGGGGATCTGGTCCGGATCCGCTTGTCGGACGGAAGGCTGAAATGCCAAGTCTGGGGAATGGAGGAGGATTCCAATGGAAAAAGCCGATAA
- the xseB gene encoding exodeoxyribonuclease VII small subunit gives MEKADKQKEAGLPENLSFEEAMDRLEEVVEHLESGEVPLEESIRLFEEGMKLSRYCGEKLEKMEQHVEMLVRENGEWVKKPFQSEEEME, from the coding sequence ATGGAAAAAGCCGATAAGCAGAAGGAAGCCGGTTTGCCGGAAAACCTGTCCTTTGAAGAAGCGATGGATCGTCTGGAAGAAGTGGTGGAGCATCTGGAAAGCGGAGAGGTTCCCTTGGAAGAATCGATCCGCCTCTTTGAAGAGGGAATGAAATTGTCCCGTTACTGCGGTGAAAAATTGGAGAAAATGGAGCAGCATGTAGAGATGCTGGTCAGGGAAAACGGGGAATGGGTGAAGAAACCCTTTCAATCGGAGGAGGAAATGGAATAA
- a CDS encoding polyprenyl synthetase family protein, producing MEEIQRYLKEKAKSVEARLKEYMERPAGIPETLREAMAYSLLAGGKRLRPVLTLATAEALGGDEEKALPFACAVEMIHTYSLIHDDLPAMDDDDFRRGTPTNHKIYGEAMAILAGDALLTRAFDVMAEGALDAELPRKTALTLIRECAVRAGAEGMVGGQVKDIQGEGREVSLEELQDIHRSKTGDLITGSVRIGAMVAGSGEDELQALTGYAERLGLAFQIQDDVLDVVGDHQKLGKPVGSDEVKNKSTYPSLLGLDSSRERIRSLVEEAKQLITAQERIRPARLLAIADYLTVRDK from the coding sequence GTGGAGGAAATCCAACGCTATCTCAAGGAAAAGGCGAAGAGTGTCGAAGCGAGATTGAAAGAGTATATGGAGAGGCCGGCGGGAATCCCTGAAACATTGCGGGAGGCGATGGCCTATTCCCTGTTGGCCGGCGGGAAACGTCTCCGTCCTGTTTTGACCTTGGCCACTGCCGAGGCTTTGGGAGGGGATGAGGAGAAGGCTTTGCCCTTCGCATGTGCCGTGGAAATGATACATACATACTCCTTGATCCATGATGATCTTCCGGCGATGGACGACGATGATTTTCGTCGGGGAACTCCCACCAATCACAAGATATACGGGGAGGCGATGGCCATTCTGGCCGGGGATGCCTTGTTGACCCGGGCCTTCGACGTGATGGCCGAGGGAGCCCTGGATGCGGAACTCCCCCGGAAGACGGCGCTCACCCTCATCCGGGAATGTGCCGTCCGGGCAGGAGCGGAAGGAATGGTGGGTGGACAGGTGAAGGATATCCAGGGAGAAGGTCGGGAAGTCTCTTTGGAGGAGTTGCAGGACATCCATCGTTCCAAAACCGGGGATTTGATCACCGGGTCTGTCCGCATCGGGGCGATGGTGGCCGGGAGCGGAGAGGATGAGCTCCAGGCGCTGACAGGGTACGCCGAACGGCTTGGGCTGGCCTTTCAGATCCAGGATGATGTGCTCGATGTGGTTGGGGATCACCAAAAACTGGGGAAACCCGTGGGCAGTGATGAGGTGAAAAACAAATCCACCTATCCATCCCTCCTCGGATTGGACTCCTCCAGGGAGCGGATCAGGTCTTTGGTCGAGGAAGCCAAACAATTGATCACCGCACAAGAACGGATCCGTCCGGCCCGGTTGTTGGCGATCGCCGACTATCTGACCGTGCGGGACAAATGA
- the dxs gene encoding 1-deoxy-D-xylulose-5-phosphate synthase has product MHLEQINSPEQLKKLPVRELPRLAEEIRHFLIESLSVTGGHLGSNLGVVELTLALHYLFDSPKDRLLWDVGHQAYVHKILTGRRSQFDTLRQYKGLCGFPKMAESEHDIWETGHSSTSLSAAMGMAVARDLKGEDHRVIPIIGDGALTGGMALEALNHIGNEKRNIMVILNDNEMSISPNVGAIHNYLGKLRTHRHYHKLKEEVEYFLKKIPSVGGAFATAAERIKDSMKFLVVSGVLFEKLGFTYLGPVSGHNLDELMECLRLADQTKGPVLVHVVTVKGKGYLPAEAQAEKFHGVSKGYKLEANKEAKKETPVKYAKVFGDTLIQLAETDKRVVGVTPAMLGGSGMNEFASKFPDRCFDVGIAEQHAGTFAAGLATQGMKPVLAIYSTFLQRAYDQVIHDIARQNLNVVLAVDRAGFVGADGETHQGIYDIAYLRCIPNLVVMMPKDENEFRHMLYTAYRTNGPIAVRFPRGTGIGVEMDPELKELPIGKSEVLREGGDVALLAFGTMVPLALEAAERLANEGVEAKVVNARFAKPLDTELLDRLNMEGTPVVTIEEGCVSGGFGSAVLEYFSGREDSGVPVQIMGVPDYFVEHGDVKDQLSEVGLTVENIAQNAHQIIADHRQRV; this is encoded by the coding sequence GTGCACCTCGAGCAGATCAATTCACCGGAACAATTGAAAAAACTTCCCGTCCGGGAACTTCCCCGCCTGGCGGAGGAAATCCGCCATTTTCTGATTGAAAGTTTGTCCGTGACGGGAGGACACCTAGGGTCTAATTTGGGTGTCGTGGAACTGACACTTGCATTACATTATCTTTTTGACAGCCCCAAGGATCGCCTGCTGTGGGATGTGGGTCACCAAGCCTATGTCCACAAGATCCTGACCGGACGCAGGTCTCAGTTTGACACCCTCCGACAATACAAGGGGTTGTGCGGGTTTCCCAAAATGGCGGAGAGCGAGCATGACATCTGGGAGACAGGTCACAGCAGCACCTCCCTGTCGGCGGCGATGGGGATGGCGGTGGCCCGGGATCTGAAGGGAGAAGATCACCGGGTGATCCCGATTATCGGTGACGGGGCTCTCACCGGAGGGATGGCGCTGGAAGCGCTTAACCATATCGGAAACGAAAAACGGAACATCATGGTGATCCTCAACGACAACGAGATGTCCATCTCCCCCAACGTGGGAGCCATCCACAATTATTTGGGCAAACTGCGGACCCATCGTCACTATCACAAACTGAAAGAAGAAGTGGAGTATTTTCTCAAAAAGATCCCCTCGGTGGGCGGTGCCTTCGCCACAGCGGCGGAGCGAATCAAAGACAGCATGAAATTCCTGGTGGTGTCCGGGGTTCTGTTTGAAAAATTGGGCTTCACTTATCTGGGACCTGTCAGCGGGCACAATCTGGATGAACTGATGGAATGTTTGCGGCTGGCAGATCAGACGAAAGGGCCGGTTCTGGTTCATGTGGTCACCGTGAAAGGAAAAGGATATTTGCCGGCGGAAGCCCAGGCCGAGAAGTTTCACGGTGTATCCAAAGGATACAAACTGGAAGCGAACAAAGAGGCGAAAAAAGAGACTCCTGTCAAATATGCCAAGGTGTTCGGAGACACCCTGATTCAACTGGCGGAGACAGACAAGCGTGTGGTGGGGGTCACTCCGGCCATGCTGGGGGGCTCCGGGATGAATGAATTTGCCTCCAAATTTCCGGACCGTTGCTTTGATGTGGGAATCGCCGAACAACATGCGGGCACCTTTGCGGCAGGCTTGGCCACCCAAGGGATGAAACCGGTGCTGGCGATCTATTCCACCTTCCTGCAGCGGGCCTATGATCAGGTGATCCATGATATCGCCCGCCAAAATCTGAACGTCGTGCTGGCCGTGGACCGGGCCGGTTTTGTCGGGGCCGACGGAGAGACGCACCAAGGGATTTACGACATCGCCTATCTGCGTTGCATCCCCAATCTGGTGGTGATGATGCCCAAAGACGAAAATGAGTTCCGGCACATGCTGTACACCGCCTATCGAACCAACGGGCCGATCGCTGTCCGTTTCCCCAGAGGGACGGGGATCGGGGTTGAGATGGATCCGGAACTGAAGGAGCTTCCCATCGGCAAGTCCGAAGTCCTGCGGGAGGGTGGGGATGTGGCTCTGCTCGCCTTCGGGACGATGGTGCCTCTGGCGCTGGAAGCGGCGGAGCGGCTGGCAAATGAAGGGGTGGAGGCGAAGGTGGTCAACGCCCGTTTTGCCAAGCCCTTGGATACGGAGCTGCTGGATCGCTTGAACATGGAGGGAACCCCCGTGGTGACGATCGAAGAGGGGTGTGTCAGCGGCGGTTTTGGCAGTGCCGTGCTGGAATACTTCTCAGGGCGGGAAGATTCCGGTGTTCCGGTGCAAATCATGGGTGTGCCGGATTATTTTGTCGAACATGGAGATGTGAAGGACCAACTTTCCGAAGTGGGTTTGACTGTGGAGAACATCGCCCAAAACGCCCATCAGATCATCGCCGACCATCGGCAGCGGGTCTGA
- a CDS encoding TlyA family RNA methyltransferase, with product MAKERLDLILVNKGYFPTRQQAQRAVMAGLVRVDGERADKPGTRIPPEATVEVAGPEHPYVSRGGLKLEQALKVFQLDLGGRVVLDVGASTGGFTDCALQNGAVKVYAVDVGYGQLAWKLRQDPRVVVMERTNFRHMRPADLPGETADFATVDVSFISLSLILPPLKDLLKMPGDVVALVKPQFEAGREQVGRKGIVRDPRIHRKVLARFAETATAAGFSLKGLAPSPITGSGGNIEFLSWLQRSPLENPLLPPDLENLIGETVEEAHSHRD from the coding sequence GTGGCCAAGGAACGGTTGGATCTCATTCTCGTCAACAAAGGATATTTTCCCACCCGTCAACAGGCGCAACGGGCGGTTATGGCGGGACTGGTCCGGGTGGATGGGGAACGGGCGGACAAACCGGGCACTAGGATCCCTCCCGAGGCGACAGTGGAGGTTGCGGGACCGGAACATCCCTATGTGAGCCGGGGAGGGCTCAAGCTGGAGCAGGCTCTGAAGGTGTTTCAGCTGGATCTCGGTGGTCGGGTGGTGCTGGATGTCGGGGCGTCCACCGGAGGTTTCACCGATTGCGCCCTTCAAAACGGGGCGGTCAAGGTGTATGCCGTGGATGTGGGGTATGGGCAATTGGCCTGGAAGTTGCGTCAGGATCCGCGGGTGGTGGTGATGGAGCGAACCAATTTCCGTCATATGAGACCGGCGGATTTGCCCGGGGAGACGGCCGATTTTGCGACGGTGGACGTCTCCTTTATCTCCTTGTCCCTGATCCTGCCCCCGCTGAAAGATTTGCTGAAAATGCCGGGGGATGTGGTGGCCTTGGTGAAGCCGCAGTTTGAGGCAGGCAGGGAACAGGTGGGTCGCAAAGGAATTGTCAGGGATCCCCGGATTCACCGAAAGGTGCTCGCCCGCTTTGCGGAGACGGCAACGGCGGCGGGATTCTCCCTCAAAGGATTGGCCCCTTCCCCGATCACCGGCAGCGGGGGGAATATTGAGTTTCTCAGCTGGTTGCAACGAAGTCCGCTGGAAAACCCCCTTCTCCCGCCGGATCTGGAAAACCTGATCGGGGAAACCGTGGAGGAAGCTCATTCCCACCGGGATTGA
- a CDS encoding NAD(+)/NADH kinase, with translation MKRFGILVNKGKPKARVVLKELVLLLEERGVEVWLEPEIAQSIERPDLSLAVDRFPDVVEIVFVLGGDGTLLGVARRFADSDIPILGFNLGNLGFLSEAEPDSLSTAVDRILSGDYYIEERLMLDAEVVRDGKVLERSVALNDVGIAKGSFSRMITGTVYMDGVYLGTYSGDGLIVSTPTGSTAYSLSCGGPIVWPGVQCILLTPICPHTLTARPMVLPADSTLEIRVSATHRDLGVTIDGQLGYRLKVDDVIRVAKSRHFTPLIKWEERDFFEVVRKKLQGEQDEGERLEGRI, from the coding sequence TTGAAGAGGTTCGGGATTCTGGTGAACAAGGGGAAACCAAAGGCGAGGGTGGTGCTGAAGGAGCTGGTGCTCCTCCTGGAGGAACGAGGGGTGGAGGTGTGGCTGGAACCCGAAATCGCTCAAAGCATCGAACGCCCCGATCTGTCCTTGGCGGTGGATCGTTTTCCGGATGTGGTGGAGATTGTGTTCGTATTGGGCGGGGACGGAACATTGCTCGGTGTGGCACGACGGTTTGCCGATTCCGACATCCCGATCCTGGGATTCAATCTTGGCAATCTCGGGTTTCTGTCAGAGGCGGAACCGGACAGCCTCTCCACTGCTGTCGATCGAATCCTGTCCGGAGATTATTACATAGAAGAACGATTGATGTTGGATGCGGAAGTGGTCAGGGACGGGAAAGTGTTGGAGAGAAGCGTTGCTCTCAATGATGTGGGGATTGCGAAGGGATCCTTCAGCAGGATGATCACAGGGACGGTCTATATGGACGGTGTATATTTGGGCACCTACTCGGGGGATGGGCTGATCGTATCCACTCCGACGGGATCGACGGCCTATTCCCTCTCCTGTGGGGGTCCGATCGTCTGGCCCGGAGTCCAGTGCATCCTCCTGACCCCGATCTGTCCTCATACACTGACGGCCAGGCCAATGGTTCTTCCGGCGGACAGTACCTTGGAAATCCGGGTCAGTGCCACTCACCGGGATCTCGGAGTCACCATCGACGGACAGCTCGGTTATCGCCTGAAAGTGGATGATGTGATCCGGGTGGCGAAATCCCGGCATTTCACCCCTCTGATCAAATGGGAAGAAAGAGATTTCTTTGAAGTGGTTCGAAAAAAGTTGCAGGGTGAACAGGATGAAGGTGAAAGGCTGGAGGGCAGGATATGA